In Serratia sp. FDAARGOS_506, a genomic segment contains:
- the arfB gene encoding alternative ribosome rescue aminoacyl-tRNA hydrolase ArfB — MLELSRNVAIPDNELELTAIRAQGAGGQHVNKTSTAIHLRFDIRASSLPEYYKERLLALNHHLITADGVVIIKAQEYRSQELNREAALARLAALIRQAMVVEKTRKATKPTKGAKLRRLEGKARKGATKALRGKVRT; from the coding sequence GTGCTGGAACTGTCAAGAAACGTAGCCATACCGGATAATGAGCTGGAATTGACGGCGATCCGCGCGCAGGGCGCGGGCGGCCAGCACGTGAACAAAACCTCAACGGCGATCCATTTGCGCTTTGACATCCGGGCATCCAGCCTGCCAGAGTATTATAAGGAAAGGCTGCTGGCGCTGAATCATCATCTTATTACCGCTGATGGTGTGGTGATTATCAAGGCGCAAGAGTATCGCAGCCAGGAATTGAATCGCGAAGCGGCGTTGGCCAGATTGGCCGCGCTGATTCGGCAGGCGATGGTGGTGGAAAAAACGCGCAAGGCGACCAAGCCCACAAAAGGGGCCAAACTGCGTCGCCTGGAAGGCAAGGCGCGTAAAGGCGCCACCAAGGCGCTGCGCGGCAAGGTTCGTACTTAG
- a CDS encoding YaeQ family protein: MALKATIYKAAVNIADMDRHFYHDAALTLAQHPSENEQRMMLRLLAWICHADERLVFTKGLSADDEPEIWQRNDHNGLEMWIEMGLPDEKRLRKACNQSPRVALYAYGERAAHVWWQGMQSKVAGYKNLSVRFLDDEQLARLAALASRTMTLQATLQEGTIWLSDAQNSLEIQFAEWQRAQV; this comes from the coding sequence ATGGCGCTGAAAGCAACCATTTATAAAGCCGCGGTCAATATTGCTGATATGGATCGTCACTTCTACCACGACGCCGCGCTGACGCTGGCGCAACATCCGTCCGAAAACGAGCAGCGCATGATGTTGCGTCTGCTGGCCTGGATCTGCCATGCCGACGAACGGCTGGTGTTTACCAAAGGGCTGAGCGCCGACGACGAGCCGGAGATCTGGCAGCGCAACGACCACAACGGCCTGGAAATGTGGATCGAGATGGGTTTGCCCGACGAGAAGCGCCTTCGCAAGGCCTGCAACCAGTCGCCGCGTGTGGCGCTGTACGCTTACGGCGAGCGCGCCGCGCACGTGTGGTGGCAGGGAATGCAGAGCAAGGTGGCCGGCTACAAGAACCTGAGCGTGCGTTTCCTCGACGACGAACAGCTGGCGCGGCTGGCTGCGCTAGCCAGCCGCACCATGACGCTGCAGGCGACGTTGCAAGAGGGAACTATTTGGCTGTCCGATGCTCAGAATAGTCTGGAAATCCAGTTCGCCGAGTGGCAGCGGGCGCAGGTTTGA
- the nlpE gene encoding envelope stress response activation lipoprotein NlpE (NlpE, an outer membrane lipoprotein, interacts directly with CpxA, the sensor histidine kinase of the Cpx system for response to envelope stress.), whose protein sequence is MKKITVALFLAAGALSLLGCNNHYQPKEQPLQPMPQSYQGVLPCADCGGLDTALFLDEDGTFVLQETYRGTKDGDQTFADYGKWARTADKLVLTDSSGEKRYFRPVGKSLEMLDRSGVPIESKLNYRLDPVEKPLPKTPMTLKGNYTYMADAAVFKDCATGKTFPVDNNIALEQGYAKAYKTAGEPVFLTFSAHFSVQPSMEEGLTEKALVPDGKIAFDRSKSCSSK, encoded by the coding sequence GTGAAAAAAATTACGGTAGCCCTGTTCCTCGCGGCAGGCGCACTCTCGTTGTTGGGATGCAACAATCATTATCAACCGAAGGAACAGCCGCTGCAGCCGATGCCGCAGAGTTATCAAGGGGTGTTGCCTTGCGCCGATTGCGGCGGTCTGGATACGGCGCTGTTCCTGGATGAGGACGGCACCTTCGTGCTGCAGGAAACCTATCGCGGCACCAAAGACGGCGATCAGACCTTTGCCGATTACGGTAAATGGGCGCGCACCGCGGATAAGCTGGTGCTGACCGACAGCAGCGGCGAAAAACGTTACTTCCGCCCGGTGGGCAAGAGCCTGGAAATGCTGGATCGCAGCGGCGTGCCGATCGAGTCCAAGCTGAATTACCGTCTGGATCCGGTTGAGAAGCCGTTGCCTAAAACGCCGATGACGCTGAAAGGCAACTACACCTATATGGCGGACGCGGCGGTCTTCAAGGACTGCGCTACCGGCAAAACCTTCCCGGTGGACAACAACATCGCGCTGGAGCAGGGTTACGCCAAAGCATACAAGACCGCCGGCGAGCCGGTGTTCCTGACGTTCAGCGCGCATTTCAGCGTGCAGCCGTCGATGGAAGAAGGATTGACCGAGAAGGCGCTGGTGCCGGACGGCAAAATCGCGTTTGACCGCAGCAAGAGCTGCAGCAGCAAATAA